The DNA region GGATGCGGAAGATGTAGAAGTCGGCGCTGGTGCCGCCGGAGTTGTAGGTCGTCCAGTGGTCGACCGTGTTGCCGTACCGGTCGGTCCAGACGGCCTCGGCCTCGACGGCGCCGTGGTCGTGCTGGTCGTTCCAGTCCAGCAGCAGCATGATCTCGTACTGGTGGGTCTCGGTCTGCTCGCTGACCGGCTGCTCCATCAGCCACCACTCCTCGGCCCAGTCCCACTCGCCGCCGGACTGGCTGTAGTCGGCCTCGACGTCGATGACGAGTTCGTCGACGTCCCGCCGTCGCACCGGGAACTCGGCGACGCCGGTGTCCGAGCCCCACGGCTTGGTGCCGACGAGCACCTGCGGGTAGTTGATCCCCCCGCCGGTGTCCGAGGCGTCGAAGTCGTAGCCGTAGCTGCCGTCCTCGTTGAGCCAGATACACTGGTCGGCCGCCGAGTTGCCCCACTGGTTGTCCACCAGCGAGAAGCCGTCGGCCACCTCGATGGTGCCGTAGTCGGAGTCGCAGACCTCCTCGACTCTCGCCGCCGCGGCCCGCTCGCCCAGGCCGACGGCGAGGCCGCCGGCGCCGAGCGCGGCCCCGGCCTTGAGGACGCTCCGTCTGGTCGTGTCGGCGGCGTCCGCCGCGCTGTCGTCGCTCGATTCGGTCGTGTGGTCGTCTCGTGTCATGTGTCCGTGTGTGCCGTGCGTGCCGTGCTGTCTCCGTCAGCTGTACTCCCCGTCGGCCGACCTCTCGGTCCGGTCGGCCGGTCCGTCGGCCCGGCGAGCCGTTCCGTCGGCGCGGTCGACCTGGTCGGTCCTCCCGCCGGGAGCGCCCGACCGCGGCGAGCGCGAGTCCGGGCGGCGCGTCACCGGTGCGCCGTCGGCCTCGTCGGCCGCGGGGTCGAGCGGGTCGGTCGTCAGCCGCGCGGTCGCGGGGCGGGACTCGATGCCCGCGCCATCGACGGCCGTGACGCCGACCCGGTGGGTCGTCGCGGGCGCGAGGTTGGCGAGCGCGACGCGCGTCCGCTCGCGGCCGGCCTCGGCCCGCTTGGTCCCGTCGACGTAGACGTTGTAGTGGTCGGTCCGGGCCGGCGCCGTCGACGACCACGAGAGCGCGGCCGTGACGGCGGTGGTCCCGTCGACGGACAGCCCGGTGGGCGCGGCCCGCGCGACCGGCGCAGTACCCCCGGTACCGCGGTCGCGCGGACCCCCCTCGTCCCCGTCGGCGTGCTCGTTCCGTGTCATGGCTGGACCGCGTGTCGGGCGCCCGGCGGTCGCCCCCCGGCGTCCGGACCGACCCGGCCGCCGACGACCGCCGTCGGCGGGTTACTCCAGGTGGATGCCGCTGATCGCGAGCGTGCTACTGCCGCCCTGCCAGAAGTTCAGCCGCACCGAGGGCGACGAGCGGTCGACGCCCGCCGACTCCAGGTCGACGCGGACTTCCCCCGTGCTCGTGCCGACCGAGTCGTCGGTCACGTCGGCGAGCATGGTGCGGACGCCGCCCATGTCGAAGAGGATCTCGGACTCCTCGCCCCCGTCCGCGCCGCGGACGGTGAACACGAGCGTCGAGTAGTCCGAGACGTCGCGGTTGATCTGCTCCTGGAACCAGCCGCCGTTGTCGTACTCCAGGGTGAGCTCGCCGCCGGACTCCTCGCCGGAGCCGTTCTCGAAGGACCCGGCCCCGCACCACTCGCCCAGGTCGTTCCGGTGGCTCGACCAGCCCGGGTCCCCGTCGTAGTTGTCGACGACCAGCCCCTCGCTGGGCGTCTCGGGGGCGTCCGTCGGCGTCGGGGTGTCCGTCGGGGTGTTCGGCTCGTCGGTCGGCGTCGGGCTGTCCGTCGGCGTCGGCGTGCTGGGCTGGGTCGTGGTGGTGGTCGTGGTCGTCGCGGTGTCCTCCTCGTCGGGGTTCGGGAGGTCGTCGTTGCGGTGCTGTTCGAGGTAGTCCTGCCACCACTGGCCGGGGCGGGCCTGGTAGTCCCAGATCTCCCAGGTGCCGTCCTGGCTGGAGTCGTGCTGGAAGAAGGCGGGCTCCCAGGTGTGGTCGAAGTTCCAGCAGATCGGGTGGACCGGGTACTCGTCGATGAACGTCTCGAACTCGTCGGCGTACTCGTCGGCCGTGCCCTCGAGGAAGCTGAAGTTGTCCTTGCCGCCGCCCTCGGCCCAGCCGAACTCGCTGAAGAAGACCGGGACCTCCTCGGCGGGCGTCCCGTAGTAGTCCGACAGCGGCCGGAGGCTGTCGTGGGTGTAGACGTGCCCCGTGTAGCAGATGTCCTCGCCCTGGAACTCGTTTTGCGGCGCCCAGTAGGTGTACTGGCTCCACCGGGGCGACCCGATGGTCAGGAGGTTGTCGGCGTGCTCGCGGACCGTGTCGATCCACGGCTGGGCCCGCTCGACCCACATGTCCCAGTACTGCTTGGACACGTCGGCCATCACGTCGGTATCCTGGCCGGCGTCCTCGCCGGCGTGGGGCACCCGGTCGGGCGCCCCCCAGTCGCCGGCGTAGGGGCCGGTCGGCTCGTTGTACACGTCGTAGATGACGTGCGAGCGGTCGCTGTAGCGGGGCGCGACGAAGTTCCAGAACATGTGCAGCTCCTCGTCGAGCTCGGCGGCGTACTCCTCGGTGTAGCCGTCGAGCTCGGAAGCCTGGTCCTCGGAGTGCCAGAGGACGCCCCGCTCGCCGCAGAATCCCAGGTCGTTCGGGAACGTCTCCGCCCCGCACTGGTACTCGCCGATGTCCGCCTCGTTCTGGGGCTGGTGGAAGATCGGGAAGTGGCGGTGGTAGTCGATCATCACGTACAGCCCCTGCTCCTCGGCGGCGTCGACCAGCGGGTCGACGTACGTCGAGAAGTACGTCTCCATGTCGCTCTCGTCGATCTGGCCGGGCAGCAGCGGCCCCCAGTCGTCGTCGTGGACCATCTGGAGGTCGTTCGCGGCGCTGGAGATGTCCTGGGGCTGGGTCGGGATCCGGATGATCCGGCTGTACCAGCCGCCCTCGTCGGCGTCGTCGGTGCTGGTCGCCTTCTCGAACACCCCCATGGTGTCCTTGCCGCGCCAGCTGCGGGCCAGCCGCGCCGGGTCGGCGATGTTGACCCCGCGGAGGATGACCTCGTTGCCGCTGGGGTCTTTGAGCTTGTTGCCGTCGCGGTGCAGCTGCGGCGTGTCGATCCCGACCGCCGCGACCGAGCCCATCAGGGCGTCGGCGAAGCCGGCGGTGACCGCGGCCGCCCCCGTCGCCTTCAGGACGCTCCGCCGCGAGAACCGTCCCGCCGAGTCGGAGGTCGATACGTCGTCGTTCGATGCCTGTGCGCCGTCGTGTGTGCCGTTGTCGCTCATTGGTAGGGTGTGGGTTCGTCTGTCGGGCTATTCGAGTCGGATCTCGGAGAGTTCGAGCGTGCTGGCTCCCCCCTGCCAGAAGTTCAGCCGCACCGAGAGGCTGGACGACGAGCGGTCGACGCCCGCCGACTCCAGGTCGACGCGGACTTCCCCCGTACTCGTGCCGACCGAGTCGTCGGTGACGTTACCGAGCACGGTGCGGACGCCGCCCATGTCGAAGAGGATCTCGGACTCCTCGCCCCCGTCGGCGCCGCTGACCTCGAAGACCAGCGTCGAGTAGCCCTCGACGGACTGGTTGATCTGCTCCTGGAACCAGCCGCCGTTGTCGTACTCCAGAACGAGCGTGCCGTCCTCGACCTCGCCGGAGCCGTTCTCGAAGGACCCGGCCCCGCACCACTGCCCGAGGTCGTTCCGGTGGGACGACCACGCCGGGTCCCCGTCGTAGTCGTTGACCACCAGCGCGTCGGCCGCCGGCGTGTCCGTCGGCGTGTTGGGCTCGTCCGTCGGCGTCTCCGGTTCGTCCGTGGGAGTGTCGGGTTCGTCGGTCGGCGTCTCCGGTTCGTCGGTCGGCGTGTTCGGTTCGTCGGTGGGCTCGTCCGTCGGCGGCTGCACCGTCCCCTCGCCGGGGATGCCGTCGTTGCGGTACTGTTCGAGCCAGCTCTTGATGTCGTCGCCCATGCCGCCGCTGCCGGTGGTCAGCGTCCACTCGCAGGGCAGGTCCGAGCAGGCCTCCGGGACCGTGCCGTTGTACGGGTCGCCGACGGAGTCGTTGGCGTTGTCGGCGAACGGCCGACTGAACATGACCGGGCGCCAGACGGGGTCCGCGCACCACGCCGTCCAGTGGATGGCGGGGCTCTTCTCCAGGAAGTCGTGGAAGGCGTCGCCGAACTCGTCGGTCCCCCCGATGTACTGGCCGGCGTTCTCCTCCCAGCCGAACTCGGTGACGAACAGCGGCGCCTGTTCGTAGACGCCCTCGACGCCCTCGCCGTTGATCGAGGCGTCCTCCCAGTTCTGCTGCCTGCTGGAGTTGTGTCCCGGGTAGATGTGGAAGGTGTAGGCGATGTCCTCGCCGTCGAACTCCTCGACGAGGGCGCCCTCCGGGCTCTGGCTCCAGGAGGGCGACCCCATCAGGATGAGGTTGTCCGCGTGGCTGCGGATCGTGTCGACCCACGGCTGGGCCATCTCCAGCCAGAGCTGCCAGATGTCGGCGACCCACTGGGTGTCCGTCGGGTCCTCCCACATCCCGGGCTCGGTCGGCTCGTTGTACACCTCGTAGAGGACGTGGCTGTCCTCGGCGTACCGCGGCGCGACCGTGTCCCAGAACATGTCGACCTCGTCCTGGAGTTCGGTGTTGACGGGGCCGTCCTGGCCCTCCGCCCACTGCACGTCGCGGTGGCGGTGGTAGTCGATGATGCAGTAGACGCCCCGCTCGGCGCAGCGCTGGACGACCTCGTCGAGGTGGTTCGTCAGGTAGCTCTCAAGCTGGCTCTCGTCGAACGCCGGGACCGGCGGGCCCGACCCGGGCTCGTACTCGCCGATGTCGACCGGCTGGACCGGGACGCGGATCATCCGCGGGTACCAGCCGTTGCTCGCGTCGGTGAGGGTGTCGATCACCTGGACGGCGTCCTTCCCGCGGGCCTGCGAGGTGACGTTGATCCGCTTGGGGTCGGCGATGTTGACCCCCCGCAGCGTCACGACGTTGCCGTCGGGGTCTTTGATCAGGTTGCCGTCGCGGTGCAGCCGGGGCGTCGGGATCCCGGCCGACGCCGACCCGACGGCGCCCGCGCCGACGCCGAGCGCGACCGCACCGGCCGCAGCGGTCCCCTTCAGGAACGTGCGGCGGGACGGTCCCCCCTCGTCCGCGCTCGATCCGTTGGAATGCGATGCCTCTCGTCCCCCGTCAGGAGGTTGCTGTTCGTTTGTCATCTCGACCTCCGATACACACCGAGTGGTGTGTGAACCGTACATCGAACGACCGGTATAAAACGTTTTTCTAGCCCGAGATATAATGAATTACTTGGTTTGTGAATAACAGTTTTCAGGCCTCGAAACACCAAAATACGGCAATTAGGGAGTTTCGATCCACTATGAAAATTTTGTGGTAGGTCATAGTATATATGTTGATAAGTAACGAGAATGATTAGATCGGTCGGCGGAGAGTTCGGCGTCGAAACCCGGGAGTGCCGGACGTTCTTTCCACTCGGCTATCGTTTATACAGCAGTTAATACAAATATTTTACACCCGACCACTATATTACGGGTTGACACTATTCCCGTCGGCGACCGGGTTCAGGAAAGGGGACCCCGCGACGGTCGGGCGGGTGAGTCACGCGGTGGGCGGGCGAGCCCGGCGGCGGTCGGTCAGGCGAGCCACTCGATCCCGTCGACGGTGACGCGTTTGACCTCCAGGTCTTCGTCGAGCGCGCCCCAGCCGCCGACGGTACACCGGCCGTCCGGGGTCCAGAGGACGACCGTGGCCCGCCCGGAGAGGTCGGTCAGCGTGGGGCGTTGTCCGGTCCGCGCGGAGGTCGCGGAGTACCGGATGTCGGTGAGGACGCCCGAGACCTCGCGGTCGCGGCCGGAGTCGGGGTCGCGGCCGCTGACGGTCACCGAGACGATAGCGTCGTCCCACCACAGCGGGTGGACGTCCCGGATGAACTCCTCCAGGCAGACGTACACCGGCGGCCCCTCGCGGGACCGCGAGACCGTCTCCCAGTTCGCCCACAGGCAGGTCTGGAAGTACCACCGGAGGATGAAGGGGATGATGTCGTCGTTGATGACGACGCCGTACGGGTCGGGCATCCGCGTCGTCGGCGCGAGACACGCCTCCGTCCGGTCGACGAGCGCGCAGAAGGGGCCGGGGAGGGGGCGCTCGCGGATCTCCGACACCACGTCGCTGACCGGGTGGTCCGCGATCCCCACCTCCCCCGACGGCGCGACCGACGCGCGCACCACCACGTCCGCCTCGAAGGCCTCGGTCAGGGCGCTCTCGTAGGCGACCAGCTGCTCGTCGGTCACCGCCAGGTCGACCGTCGAGTCGGCCTCGCGGATCAGCCCCTCGGCGTGGTCGACGACCGTGTCGACCCGCTTGGTCACGTTCATCTTGTTGTCGCCCAGCGGCGACGCCTCCCAGCGGTCCTCGATCTCCTCGGCGACCGCCGAGAGCCGGTCGCTCTTGTCGTGGAGGTCCCGGACGAACTCGGCCGGCTCGCGCGCGCGAGCGTGCAGCGTCTCCCGGTCGAGCGTCTCCACGTACCCCATCTGCTCCAGCTCCGTCAGCACGTCGTAGATGCGCGGCACCGGGACCGAGCAGTTCCGCGCCACGTCCACGGCCGGCGACACACCCATGTCCAGCAGCGTCAGGTACGCGTCGGCCTGGTAGGAGGTCAGCCCCGCGTCCTCCAGTCCCCCCAGGATCTCGTCCCGTTCCATCGTGTTTAACCGGATATAATACACCAGTACAATAATATTCGCATGACACTAGTCGGCTCAGTGACAGCCGAGCGGGCCCCACCGCGGCGAGTTCGGATCCCTTAAGGGCGCGAGCGGGAAACTGGCGGGTAACTCGCTGGGCGGTCGGGCACCAGCGGGCGCCTGCCTGTGCAGGTCGGGATGTGATCGCCGGCGACGGCGGTTGAACCACGCAACGCCCGGCGGTGAACACCCATGGCAAAGAGCTTCTACACCTACATCCGGGACGCCTGGAAGGACCCGGACGACGGCAAGCTGGCGGAGTTGCAGTGGCAGCGAAAGCAGGAGTGGCGCGAGGAGGGCGCGCTCGAACGCATCGAGCGCCCCACCCGCCTCGACCGCGCGCGCTCGCTCGGCTACAAGGCCAAGCAGGGCGTCGTGGTCGTCCGCGCGTCGATCCGCAAGGGCGGCGCCCGCAAGCAGCGCTTCACGGCCGGCCGACGGTCGAAGCGCCAGGGCGTCACGCGGATCACCCGCCGCAAGAACCTCCAGCGCGTCGCCGAGGAGCGCACCACCCGCGTCTACCCGAACCTCCGCGTGCTCAACTCCTACCCCGTCGGGCAGGACGGCAGCCAGAAGTGGTTCGAGGTGATCCTCGTCGACCCCGAACACCCCGCGATCGAGAACGACGACGACCTCTCGTGGATCTGCGAGGACCAGCACACCGACCGCGCGCTGCGCGGGCTGACCAGCGCCGGCCGCCGCAACCGCGGGCTGAACAACCGCGGCAAGGGCACCGAGCGCACGCGGCCGAGCCTCTCCAGCAACGAGAACCGCGGCCGGTAACCCCGGCGACCGCAGCGACGGTTTTTCGCGTCTCCGACCGGACAGCGGTTGCTTCGGGGACGGGAGTACGGGACGCCGAGAGCGGAAGACGAGGACAGCGAGCGACGGGAGACCCTACGCGACGTGGCCCGTGACGCCGTCGGTCTCGACGCCGTCGCCCTCGCCGCCGGGCGAGACGGCGCTGACGGCGTAGAAGGTCGCCTCGGGGTCGCGGTGGCGCCGCCAGTGGACCCACGTCCGGACGAGCAGGTAGCCCCGGCGCAGCCGGCCGAGTTCCGGCGTCTCGGTGAGCACGTCGTAGTCGCGGTTCCGGATCAGCCGGTGGTGTTCCGCGTAGAACACCGCCGCGAGCAGGACGCCGAACTGGCAGTCCTCCGGGAGCAGCCGGATCCCGGCGACCCCCTCGCGGTACAGCCGCTCGGTCCGCTGGAGCTCGTGGCGCATCGCCGCGACGAACCCGTCGGTGACGTTCGCCTCGGCCAGGTCGGCCTCCTCGACGCCGAACCGCTCCAGCGTCTCC from Halosimplex halophilum includes:
- a CDS encoding fibronectin type III domain-containing protein — encoded protein: MTRNEHADGDEGGPRDRGTGGTAPVARAAPTGLSVDGTTAVTAALSWSSTAPARTDHYNVYVDGTKRAEAGRERTRVALANLAPATTHRVGVTAVDGAGIESRPATARLTTDPLDPAADEADGAPVTRRPDSRSPRSGAPGGRTDQVDRADGTARRADGPADRTERSADGEYS
- a CDS encoding glycoside hydrolase family 5 protein, with translation MSDNGTHDGAQASNDDVSTSDSAGRFSRRSVLKATGAAAVTAGFADALMGSVAAVGIDTPQLHRDGNKLKDPSGNEVILRGVNIADPARLARSWRGKDTMGVFEKATSTDDADEGGWYSRIIRIPTQPQDISSAANDLQMVHDDDWGPLLPGQIDESDMETYFSTYVDPLVDAAEEQGLYVMIDYHRHFPIFHQPQNEADIGEYQCGAETFPNDLGFCGERGVLWHSEDQASELDGYTEEYAAELDEELHMFWNFVAPRYSDRSHVIYDVYNEPTGPYAGDWGAPDRVPHAGEDAGQDTDVMADVSKQYWDMWVERAQPWIDTVREHADNLLTIGSPRWSQYTYWAPQNEFQGEDICYTGHVYTHDSLRPLSDYYGTPAEEVPVFFSEFGWAEGGGKDNFSFLEGTADEYADEFETFIDEYPVHPICWNFDHTWEPAFFQHDSSQDGTWEIWDYQARPGQWWQDYLEQHRNDDLPNPDEEDTATTTTTTTTQPSTPTPTDSPTPTDEPNTPTDTPTPTDAPETPSEGLVVDNYDGDPGWSSHRNDLGEWCGAGSFENGSGEESGGELTLEYDNGGWFQEQINRDVSDYSTLVFTVRGADGGEESEILFDMGGVRTMLADVTDDSVGTSTGEVRVDLESAGVDRSSPSVRLNFWQGGSSTLAISGIHLE
- a CDS encoding glycoside hydrolase family 5 protein, translated to MTNEQQPPDGGREASHSNGSSADEGGPSRRTFLKGTAAAGAVALGVGAGAVGSASAGIPTPRLHRDGNLIKDPDGNVVTLRGVNIADPKRINVTSQARGKDAVQVIDTLTDASNGWYPRMIRVPVQPVDIGEYEPGSGPPVPAFDESQLESYLTNHLDEVVQRCAERGVYCIIDYHRHRDVQWAEGQDGPVNTELQDEVDMFWDTVAPRYAEDSHVLYEVYNEPTEPGMWEDPTDTQWVADIWQLWLEMAQPWVDTIRSHADNLILMGSPSWSQSPEGALVEEFDGEDIAYTFHIYPGHNSSRQQNWEDASINGEGVEGVYEQAPLFVTEFGWEENAGQYIGGTDEFGDAFHDFLEKSPAIHWTAWCADPVWRPVMFSRPFADNANDSVGDPYNGTVPEACSDLPCEWTLTTGSGGMGDDIKSWLEQYRNDGIPGEGTVQPPTDEPTDEPNTPTDEPETPTDEPDTPTDEPETPTDEPNTPTDTPAADALVVNDYDGDPAWSSHRNDLGQWCGAGSFENGSGEVEDGTLVLEYDNGGWFQEQINQSVEGYSTLVFEVSGADGGEESEILFDMGGVRTVLGNVTDDSVGTSTGEVRVDLESAGVDRSSSSLSVRLNFWQGGASTLELSEIRLE
- a CDS encoding TrmB family transcriptional regulator, which codes for MERDEILGGLEDAGLTSYQADAYLTLLDMGVSPAVDVARNCSVPVPRIYDVLTELEQMGYVETLDRETLHARAREPAEFVRDLHDKSDRLSAVAEEIEDRWEASPLGDNKMNVTKRVDTVVDHAEGLIREADSTVDLAVTDEQLVAYESALTEAFEADVVVRASVAPSGEVGIADHPVSDVVSEIRERPLPGPFCALVDRTEACLAPTTRMPDPYGVVINDDIIPFILRWYFQTCLWANWETVSRSREGPPVYVCLEEFIRDVHPLWWDDAIVSVTVSGRDPDSGRDREVSGVLTDIRYSATSARTGQRPTLTDLSGRATVVLWTPDGRCTVGGWGALDEDLEVKRVTVDGIEWLA
- a CDS encoding 50S ribosomal protein L15e, yielding MAKSFYTYIRDAWKDPDDGKLAELQWQRKQEWREEGALERIERPTRLDRARSLGYKAKQGVVVVRASIRKGGARKQRFTAGRRSKRQGVTRITRRKNLQRVAEERTTRVYPNLRVLNSYPVGQDGSQKWFEVILVDPEHPAIENDDDLSWICEDQHTDRALRGLTSAGRRNRGLNNRGKGTERTRPSLSSNENRGR